The sequence AACCCCGGTGAAGCCATCGGCATCCTCTTCCCTGAAAGCTGAGTAATAAGAGGTGTCATCAGATGAAGTTTGAGTTCTTACCGTACGAAGCAACTGATATTTTGCTCTTCTTCTGGCTTCCTTTTTATTGGTTATGAGAATGGCGGCAGCCCCCATACGAAACATACAGTTGAGCATCATCATCGACTCATCTTTTCCTGGATACCAACCAGTGGACAAGATCTCTGTGCTAAGAATGAGAGCCGTTGAATTCTCATGAGCTTTCAGTATGCTTTGAGCCATATCCACAGCTAAAGCACTTGCGCTACACCCCATTCCGCTGATATTGAAGCTTTTCACATCTTCTCTCATGGAGAATTTGTTGATCACCATGGAGCAAAGCGAAGGGTTCGGGCAAAACCCGCTGCAGTTCACGATCAGAACGTCGATCTCGGATGGCGAAATCTGGGTTTTGGAGAGGAGATCTTGGACGACGGGGAAAAAAACTAGATGAACTTCTTTTGTGGCTTCTTGGTGGCTTGATTCTGGTGGGATGAGGGCTATGGCTGGAGGGAGATATGTGTGCTCACCTTGCCCTGAGTGAGTCAACACTTTAGCCATGAAAGCTACGCATTCATCGTCAAGGAAATCCATCTTGCGGGCATGCTCGATGTATCCTGAGAACGGAACTCTGCAGAAATTTGGAGGTTTTAGGCATGAGAAATCCACTAGGTACACTGCTGAAGGTTTTGAAAAGCAGTACTGCTTTGATATGGCTACAAGAAGTAGCGATGAGAAGGTTAGAAAATGGTAAATGGGATCCCATTTTTGTAGGATGAATAAGGTCTGCAAAGAGAACAAGATTACTAGGGTTGTGAAGTTCATGATGAATTCAGTGAGGAACCACTGGATTTGGGTCAAAATTAGGAACTTTTGAGAAGTTGATGTTTGGCTTACATTGGCCATAGGAATTTGTGGACGGACAAGGGTTGAAATCTTGATTTTTGAATTGATGTCTTCAAACTTGGGGTTTTAAGCGATCCAAGAATGGGTTACAAGCCTAATTAGACGAGCTGATTATTATTCACGCGTGTCCATACGGGTAGGTCGTATGGTTTCAAAACGAGTTGGCATATGGTTAGGGGTGAGTTTTCGGTATATCGTAtttaaaatattggtatgaaaaaaattcatatcgatattgatattgaaaatttgaaattttagtatgaaaaaaatccatattgataccgtatagataatggaaaaaaattcgatataccaaaaaaatgtctaaaaatcgaaaaaatttcgatacGGTATCCCGAAAAGTCGGTATTTTGGTTCGCTAACTCAGCCCTACATATGGTACTAGTAAAACATGCCCAAACCCCAACTATATTTAACCTCTAAACCACCAACTCAAACGATCTTGAACCCGACTAACCATGAACCTAAATAAAaccgatttgaattttttttaattaatttgttaacaaaacaattaaataaaaatgacaaaaactTCTGTGAGACTGTACCACTACAAGAATAATGACCTTTAATAACACACATAAATACCCTTATATGAAACTTTTGGTGACACTCACAATAAATGTTCTCTATTCTAATGTCGTCTTAGCCCTTGTGACATTTTGTAATGTCAAGATAACATATTAATACTGACTTTATAAGTGTCACGAATTAAAGATTTTAAGACAACATAGAATGTCAAGAAAGATTATTTGTAATGACACATATTTTTGTCctgtatatttatttataatgaaaataaaaagtgTCACTATAAGTAATTtattgatgcgatcatggatgctTCGCGTGTTGTTGAGGAAGCTAAGGACCCATTGGAAATGCCACAtggaccaattacgagaggtcgaggCAAGATATTCAAGGAAACACTTCAATAATTGATGATAAATTCAGAAGATCAGGGCGTTACAatacttgatattcaatttggaggatgttataaccttattgaggtcaaaagaggtcaagaaagtgaagaaaatgaAGGTCAAAGTTGAAGCTGCGGAGCGCCCGCGCATATCTCTCCGCGCGCCCACGCCTTGTTTTGCGAACCCGATGCGCCCCCTCTCCTTGAagatcgcgcgcccgcgcgtacgAGTGCTAAATTGACGAAGAATTTGCGAGActgcagcgcgcccgcgcctaaccTGCGCAAGCTGTGCGCGCCCACGCGACGTACTTTTACACACACCATAGGTGTTTGTGTATGTGTGAGTGTTGCGAAATTTGTGCCCataagtgcacggtgtcaagttttaatataatgatGAATAGAGTGTCGAATCCACgaggagtaaaataaaaatattcagtacttgtaattaaattGCAAACAACCAGAATATTGTCTTTATGCTCTAAAGTATAAATTCAACCACTTTAAAGTTCCTCCTCGTTTCACTCGTCGTCACTTATCTCCGGGAGGTAGtattgatgatatgataaaaatcctatcatatatttatttatactttagagatatatcataatattgcaTGGATATGCATATATCTAGTTGTATTATACATTACAATTCTACATGGACTGAGACTCTCTTTCTATAAATAAGGGATCTCTAACCCTTATTAAGGCAAGTTGTATTTTTCTCCATAACGTCTCTCATATATTTCTTACGCATATCATCTATGTCTTTTACACCTCTTTCTCATATTTTGCATCTTTTGCAATTTCCACACATTTTTCTATTGAATCCAATActaacttgagcgtcggagtggctTCGCCTCCGGGCAAACCATTTCACATGTTTTCTTTGATACGCAGAAATATTTTGGGATCATTTGGCtcgatttattgaagaaattggTTTGTTGCTTACCGATTTGAGGTAATTTATTTGATGTGAAATTTTTAAACGCATCAGAAGTCATGTAGGTTCGATGCTTCCGAACccatgcctataaataggggacgATACTAACATTTTAGTGTGtgaattgtgtgtgtgtgtgtgtgtgtgtgtgggtgAGTTTCAGATTCTTTATAAATCTTAGTGTTTCTTGGCGTTTATTCGAGTGTCGGCGATAGCAAGGTGCTATGAGGCcttgtagcggagttgtgctaGGGTTTGACATTCGACATCAGCTGGCTTAAGATAGACGCAGGTATAGTTCGAGATCTCTAGTAGTATTAAGGACTATCTATTAGCGTAGTTAAGATTTTTAGATCAATATTAATGATGTGTAATTATCTTGGCTGATAGTGATGGACTGTAGATGCTTGTACATCTACGCATGTTGTTGAGATACGTAAAGTaatgactgagatagtcaatgagtatgcatgcttatatgtttcatATTACGTGCCACGATCCATGTTTTaatgtttttatatattatgtggcatgtgcatattcatgttgagtcatttctccttcgagatagcctTTCAAGTAGGGTCCCTATATCCTTGTTATATTGTCGGACGCCGTGATGATGATGCTACAGTGATCTTGAAAAGTGTGAGGATGTATCCAGCGGAGTTTACCTAGATGGTACTACACACTCATTCGCGCCTAGACTGAGCAGGATTAGCAGTGTTCTAAATGGTGGTCGAGGCAGAGGCGGGCAAGCAGGCGGCCGCGGCGGGCAAGAAGGCGGTCGAGGCAGCCGAGGCGGTCAATGATTTTAAAATTCCAGTCAACTCTCGAagtcaaataattttaaaaatcagtCAAAgtcaatcaattttaaaaaccttagataTAATAAAAACACGTCTCACtcttttttgtatttatttttggtttcAAATGTCCTCCACCATCAACCTCCACTTGCCTCAAACCGCCTCCATCCGCCCCCTGCCGCTGCCCCTATCTTCCACCACcttaattattttgttagtttgcatttatatatttatttgcactTTATCTAGATTGTATATATTGTATGAAGCTTCTTTAGGcaaaaacattatttaattacatatattaCACAAAATTTTTTGACTATCTGTAATTACATTGCATGATTATAGATAATTGCCtattaaaaattgataaaaaaaattcaaccgccTAGGCACCGCCCGAGCACCGCCTAAGCGGCCGAGGCGGTAGGCGGTCACTGATCGCCCCGCCACCGCCTCCCGCCATTTACAACATTGAGGACTAGACAGTTGACCAGTACCCATtcattttgcatgcatcattTTAGTTGTATACTCGTGATTTTGTACTGAGCAAAGATCGCTCACGTCTGTGTTGTTTCATGGACATCCCATTCGATGAGGCAGTTTCAGGTGACTCAGAAGATGGGCATGTGCGTAGTAGGTGACCTAGGAAAGGATGCGTAGGTTGCTGTTAGTTTACTTGAGTCgtttattcgattgagttgtatttaCACTGCTTCTATGGTTCTTTATTTACTGATTCTATTCTGTCCGGttatcattttatttaagtttacacaataattatgattatgattttatatttatgttttATTGCATGATTTGGTGTTTAGTTAGTAagtgatccgggtcgggtctctACAGACTACTCATGACCGGGTGAGTAAACTTCAATGCAGTCGAGTGATATCTGAGAAACGGTCGAGTACCCATTTTACATAACAAGGTAGCAAGATCTACAACAatgatttattatttgttaTCACAAAAACTTAGGAATTTAACACTTAAACcaatatttaaaattgatttCCCTGGTTTAATCCATTTGTTTGTATAAAAATAATCCGAACAGAACAAAATAAACCAACTTATTTGACTtcttatttttctaaaaaaaaattaaaacccaaaatttggaattttataaaaaaaatttgtgtttgAATGGACGGACTAAATATGATGGACTTTAACAAAttgatttaaaattctttaattTACTTATATtgcaaaaattcaaataaatttcGAATTTAGTGCATATTAAATGAGGTAATTTCAATCATAATTTGAGTCCAAGATGATGTCATTTGACACTCAATCAAATAGTGGGTCTTCGTATGAGGAAATTGCTGAGTCCGTTCTATTTTAAATTGAAAGTATTAATCCAGTGTAGTTTTACTCTCTTATACAAACAAACAAtttgtttttaaataatatGATTTTCTTGTATTAAATAGACCCTTGTGTTATGTAACACATAtacaaactttttttttttgtaacgtGATAATCTGCAGCCGCTACCTTTCGGTGTGCTCTGGGTAAACCTCGAACTAACGCAATATCTTGCAAACTACGCTAGTGAGGTAAACCATATTAGGCAAGTCATGTGTGACAGACTGATCCAAAAAGGTGTTGGTAGGGAATCAAACTCCTGTACCAAACTATTTGTTGGATAGTTAACAAGAATAGAAGAAATCTTATTTCATGCgttaaagaaaaaagaaaagaaaaagaaaaacccAAGAACAATAAAAGAAGGAACAAGGAAATGGAGGTCCGCACTAAAGTAGACTTCGTGAGTCAAATAATTCTTGATTACttgtgaaattaaatttgaaaagaTGCCCACGCACACGCGACAACCATTCACCCGTCTTGCACCCTTTCAGACAAAGTTTCAGTCAGTTTAACAGTATACACGCCACTCATTAACTTTTATACAAAATTTGTGAAGAATTTTGTTCATACATGCTCAGGAGCATGAGTTCTTACATGAATCCTATGTTTCTCCCAACTTTTTCTGCAATTTTAGGTGTGATTCTGATATGGGTCATCTTCAGATTTTCAAGAAAGGATAAGAGAAAGTATCATCCCTTCGGAGGCACCATTTTTCATCTACTTTTTAATTTCAACAACATATATGACTACCTCACTGATTTGACCCGCAAGAACATGACTTTCAGAATCGTTTATCTGgataatattgaaatttacaCTTCTGATCCCGCAATTGTCGAATACTTTCTCAAAACAAATTTTGCCAACTACGGAAAGGTAATTAATATCTCCTCGCACTCTGTTTACTTTTGGAGTAATCCAGATTCTTTTTTGGggcattaaattattttcttggTGTTGTTTTTGTCAAAATAGGCAGTTTGGGATGCTGTACCGTTTGGTGAAGCTACTTAAGCATTACTCAATAGTTAGTTTAAGAGCCATTGTCATCTATTATTTATTAGGAGGGAATTGTTGGTAAAGAACACTTGTTTTTTTAAGAGAACTTGTCGAAATATGATTTTCGGCTTGTCTTACGATCAGCTGTTGTTTTACAATAATATGTAAAATATAAGTATAAAAATCATTATGGCTGGGTTTGTTTTATGATTGAATGCCAAAAACGCGTTTTCTTGTAGTAAAAAGGAGTGCTTATAGTGCTTTAAGCTCTTTTGGTTTGCTTTTATTCATATGAAAGAAGTGGGAAACTGGACTTACGATTAGCGTTCCCAATGTAGCTAGGATATATATTTCTCAGAGACTGTAGAAATATGGATGGTTGGTATTGAAATCAAATTTAGATTGCAAAATCATGTCCATGAATATTTGAAACCAAACTTGGACTGAGACCGGAGACATAATTTGCAACTATGAACTTTTAATTTACATTTAGTCTGCTAGAAAAAAACTGAGGTTACCATAAATGGTATACGAGGACGTTTACTTTGTGGTCTCTCACAGACCGTGCATGAGATGTACTCCTCAAATACTGTTGAGTTAGACCTTTCCGGTTTCTGACGAATGAGCCTAGCAACAAGATACAGGCATTCCCCATGCTGTGGTTCCCTCCTGTCTTTTCCCGGTTTGGATTTGAGGTATAGTCGAGTGATTGCCTTCTCGGATCCAAACATGCTTGCAAGGCATGCACAATAAGAACATGTCCAATAGAGACCTCCACTTAGACTCCATACTGGGTCCTCTACAAAGTAGCATCTGAGAGCAATCTTTCCCTTTTCTTTGAATTCCACTTTCGAGTTCCGAGTTTAGGGAGTTTTCTGTTGGCTTCTGTTTAATAGTCTTGGCTTGAATAAAGCTTTGGTTTCAGGAAATTTGGCAGTCAGCTTTGTATGTTAGTATCTGCGATTCTGCATTGGATTTGATAAAACTGAAGTATGAGAATCTTGTACAGAGTGGTGGTACCAACTTCCTTATATCCTCCTGCATATTCATACCAATTGTGACATAGAAAACTTGTGTATTTTTGCTCTTGATTTTGTATTTGGCTTACTCTACCAAAGGTTTTCTCAATTCTTACCTTTTATAATGTCCCCAAAAATTGAATTCATCAGGGTTCGTTTCACCATGACATCTTGGAAGGTCTTCTAGGGGACGGGATCTTTACAGTCGACGGTGAGCGGTGGCGCCACCAAAGAAAAAtgtcaagttatgaattttcgACCAGAAACTTGAGGGATTTTAGCAGTGGTGTATTTAAGACAAATGCAGCTAAACTTGCTACAATAGTGTCTGAAGCTGCCACCTCGAATCAGATAATAGAAATCCAAGTATTTATCATTTCTTGATATAAACAAACTATAAAAGAATCATTCCTAGTACCTTATCCACCGGGAAATGATTAATTTTCATCTGACATTCCCAGGATTTATTCATGAAAGGTGCGTTAGACTCGGTTTTCAAGGTTGTGCTCGGTGTGGATCTAGACAGCATGCGTGGAACAGATGAAGGTACCCAATTTTCCAAGGCATTTGATGAAGCAAGTGAAATGACGTGTTACCGTTATGTAGACATGTCATGGCCAATCAAAAAGTTCCTTAACATTGGCTCAGAAGCCACATTGAAGAGATGTATGAAAATAGTGGATGCATTTGTTTACAAGGTTATACAAAGCAAGACCGAACAAACGAACAGACCCAAAGACAACATTCAAGTGAGTGAACTAAAAGCATTTATATCCTTTCCGATTGATTAATGATTGTAAGAATCTATTTATTTTGATGACAGGTAAATAGAGGAGATATTTTGTCGAGGTTTCTTGAAATGAATGAAACAGATCCCAAGTACCTTAAGGACATAATTCTAAGTTTTATAATTGCCGGAAAAGACACAACAGCTAGTACTCTTTCATGGTTTTTTTATATGATGTGCAAGCACCCTTTAGTACAAGAAAAAATCGTAAAGGAAGTTCGGGAGGCAGCACATCTGAAAGAAGATTCGAGTATTGATGAAATAGCGAAGAGTATTACAGAAGAAGCACTAGAAAAGATGCAGTTTCTCCATGCTGCTCTCAGTGAAACTCTCAGACTATATCCTGCAGTGCCAGCAGTAATAATCGATTTCTTTTTAAGATTGCATATAGACGTATCTATAGATTTCTTACAACATGGTTTCATTTATAGGATGGAAAGATGTGTTTTTCGGATGATACTTTGCCAGATGGATTCAGTATCAAGAAAGGGAACTTGATTTCATATGTACCTTACGCAATGGGAAGGATGAAATCTTTATGGGGTGATGATGCTGAGGTTTTCCGGCCAGAGAGATGGCTCGATGAAAATGGAGTTTTTCAGCATGAAAGCTCTTTTAAATTCACAGCTTTTCAGGTAAGCTTATTCTTTTCGTTCAATTCTACATTCACCAATCTTAATGCATATTGCTTCATGAAAGCCAAATTACGGTATACAGGCGGGGCCA comes from Henckelia pumila isolate YLH828 chromosome 4, ASM3356847v2, whole genome shotgun sequence and encodes:
- the LOC140866573 gene encoding 3-ketoacyl-CoA synthase 5-like isoform X1, with the protein product MANVSQTSTSQKFLILTQIQWFLTEFIMNFTTLVILFSLQTLFILQKWDPIYHFLTFSSLLLVAISKQYCFSKPSAVYLVDFSCLKPPNFCRVPFSGYIEHARKMDFLDDECVAFMAKVLTHSGQGEHTYLPPAIALIPPESSHQEATKEVHLVFFPVVQDLLSKTQISPSEIDVLIVNCSGFCPNPSLCSMVINKFSMREDVKSFNISGMGCSASALAVDMAQSILKAHENSTALILSTEILSTGWYPGKDESMMMLNCMFRMGAAAILITNKKEARRRAKYQLLRTVRTQTSSDDTSYYSAFREEDADGFTGVTLRRGIIQMVGDTIRAHVSVVGSKILPYSEMLSYIISILRKKYMDKSIEVYVPNFKSVIQHFCLPTSGRPVIREFGKGLRLEESDLEPAFMTLHRFGNQSSSSLW
- the LOC140866573 gene encoding 3-ketoacyl-CoA synthase 5-like isoform X2, whose amino-acid sequence is MANVSQTSTSQKFLILTQIQWFLTEFIMNFTTLVILFSLQTLFILQKWDPIYHFLTFSSLLLVAISKQYCFSKPSAVYLVDFSCLKPPNFCRVPFSGYIEHARKMDFLDDECVAFMAKVLTHSGQGEHTYLPPAIALIPPESSHQEATKEVHLVFFPVVQDLLSKTQISPSEIDVLIVNCSGFCPNPSLCSMVINKFSMREDVKSFNISGMGCSASALAVDMAQSILKAHENSTALILSTEILSTGWYPGKDESMMMLNCMFRMGAAAILITNKKEARRRAKYQLLRTMVGDTIRAHVSVVGSKILPYSEMLSYIISILRKKYMDKSIEVYVPNFKSVIQHFCLPTSGRPVIREFGKGLRLEESDLEPAFMTLHRFGNQSSSSLW
- the LOC140863646 gene encoding cytochrome P450 704C1-like, with translation MLRSMSSYMNPMFLPTFSAILGVILIWVIFRFSRKDKRKYHPFGGTIFHLLFNFNNIYDYLTDLTRKNMTFRIVYLDNIEIYTSDPAIVEYFLKTNFANYGKGSFHHDILEGLLGDGIFTVDGERWRHQRKMSSYEFSTRNLRDFSSGVFKTNAAKLATIVSEAATSNQIIEIQDLFMKGALDSVFKVVLGVDLDSMRGTDEGTQFSKAFDEASEMTCYRYVDMSWPIKKFLNIGSEATLKRCMKIVDAFVYKVIQSKTEQTNRPKDNIQVNRGDILSRFLEMNETDPKYLKDIILSFIIAGKDTTASTLSWFFYMMCKHPLVQEKIVKEVREAAHLKEDSSIDEIAKSITEEALEKMQFLHAALSETLRLYPAVPADGKMCFSDDTLPDGFSIKKGNLISYVPYAMGRMKSLWGDDAEVFRPERWLDENGVFQHESSFKFTAFQAGPRICLGKEFAYRQMKVFASVLLSAFAFKLGDESKQVKYRTMLTLQIDGGLHLRPHRRTIEA